The nucleotide sequence GGGCGGCGAAAACCAGGAATACACCGACATGGACCCCGTGGCCATTCCGGATTTGCGCTAGCCGCTGCGGCGCCTTGGCTCCCACGGCTTGCTTTGCTCTTACTCACCAAATTCCCACACCATGAAAAGAAATTTACTGTTGCTCGCACCGCTCATGGTGTGCGCAGTGGCTCCCGCCTGGGCGCAGCAGCGCCGGGTGCAGGGGGTTGTGAAATCGGACAAGGGCGAAGGCCTGCCCGGCGTGACAGTAGTAGTGAAAGGCACCACCAACGGCGCCTCCACCGACGGTGACGGCCGCTTCACTATCTCGCTGCCGGCCGGCGGCAACCCCACGCTCAGCATCAGCTACATCGGCTACGTGGCGCAGGAAGTGGTGGTGGGCGACCGGACCGATGTGAGCATCACGCTGCGCGAAGACAGCAAGGTGCTGGAAGACGTGGTGGTAATTGGCTACCAGGAAGTGCAGCGCCGCGACGTAACGGGCTCCGTCTCGTCGGTGGGCGCGCAGCAGATCAAGGACGTGCCGGTGAACTCCGCCGCCGAGGCCCTGACTGGCCGCCTGGCCGGCGTGCAGCTCACCTCCGCCGAAGGCACGCCCGGCAACGCCAACGTGCAGATCCGGGTGCGCGGTGGCGGCTCCATCACCCAGGACAACTCGCCGCTGTACGTGGTGGACGGGATTCAGGTGGAAAACGCCCTAAGCGTGATTTCGCCCCAGGACATTGCCTCCGTCGATGTGCTCAAGGATGCTTCGGCGACGGCCATCTACGGGGCCCGCGGCGCCAACGGCGTGGTGATTATCACCACCAAAAAGGGCCGCGAGGGCAAGGTGGTGGTGAGCTACAACGGCTTTGCCGGCTTCCGCCGCCTGGCCAACAAGCTCGACCTGATGAAGCCCGCTGATTATGTGGACTACCAGTTCGAGCGCGCGCAGTCCATCGGCACGGCGGCCGGCGGCATCAACACGTTCAAGACAGCGTTCGGCAGCAAAAACTTCCTGTCGGATACGCTCAACGCTAGCCGCAACGCCCCGTTCCTCGACTGGCAGGACCAGGTGTTCGGGCGCGACGCTTTCCAGCAAACCCACAACCTGTCGGTGGCGGGTGGCGCCAAGGGCACCACGTACTCGCTGAGCCTCACCGACAACCAGGAGGAAGGCATTCAGAAGGGCTCCGACTACGACCGGAAGCTGGTGAATTTCCGCTTCGACACGAAAGCCACCGAAAAGCTCACCATCGGGCTGAACGTGCGCTTCAACAACCAGAAGATCAACGGCTCGGGCACGTCCAGCTCGCTGTCTACCGTCACGTCGCGGCTGCGCAACGCGGTGCAGTTTCAGCCGCTGGCCGTGCCGCTGGCCGGCGCCCTCGACCCCAACCAGTTCGATGAGGATTTCTTCCAGCAGTCGAGCCTGGTGAACCCCATCATTGCCATCGACAACGAGTACCGCCTGGACCGCCGCCGCACCACCAACATCAGCGGCAACGTGGGTTTGACGATTCTGCCCAACCTGATTTTCCGCTCGACGGCGGGCTTCGACATCACCGATTCCAAGCTCGAAACCTTCAACGGCCGCTATTCGCCCACCATCCGGCAGCAAGCCGGCAACTACGCCGCCCTGCCGTTTGCCTCGGTGAGCTCGGGCACGCTCACCACCATCAACAACTCCAACGTGCTGAGCTACTCCTTCTCGAAGGGCGTGCACAGCGTGGACGCGCTGGTGGGCCAGGAGATTTACCAGCAGAACAGCACCACGCAGTACATCCAAACCAACTTCCTGCCGCTGGATATCACCTCGCGCCAAGCGCTGGCCAACATCAACCAGGGCGTGCTGCCAGCCGGCACCGTGGCCCAGCCGATTCTGCCCACCACCAGCGTGCCGATCAACGCGCGTCTGCTCTCGGGCTTCAGCCGCCTCAACTATACCTTCGCCGACAAGTACCTGTTCACGGCCACGTTCCGGGCCGATGGCTCGTCGAAGTACGCCGCCGGCAACCGGGTGGGCTATTTCCCGGCTGCCTCGCTGGCCTGGCGCGTGTCGCAGGAGAACTTCCTGAAGTCGATAACCGCTATTTCCGACCTGAAGCTGCGTTTGAGCTACGGCCTGGCCGGCAACAACCGCATCAACGACTTTGCCTTCCGGCAGCTGTTTTCGGGCGGCGGCGGCGAGTACTGGCTGAACCACATCCGGGTGGGCGGCGCGGCCGTGCCGTTTCTGGCCAACGAAAACCTGAAGTGGGAAACCACGGTGTCGCGCAACCTGGGTATGGACCTGGCGCTGTTCAGCAACCGGGTGCAGTTCACGGCCGACGCCTACTACAACACCACCCGCGACCTGCTCGTGAACGTGCCGATTCCGGTGGTGGTGGGCTACGCCTCGCAGCTGCAGAACATCGGCTCGACCAGCAACCGCGGCCTGGAGCTGCAGCTGAGCGGCACGGTGCTCCAGACGCCCGACTTCACCTGGACCGCCAACGTGAATACGTCCTTCAACCGGGGCAAGATTGAGAGCCTGGGCGGCGCGCCCAACATTCCGGGCGTGTACTCGGGCTGGGCCAGCACGGCCATCTCGCAGGACTTCGTGGCCCGCGTCGGCGACCCTATCGGGCTGATGTATGGCTACGTGACCGATGGTTTCTACACCCCCGACGACTTCGAGAGCTACAATGCCACCACCCGCACCGGCACGCTGAAAGCCGGTATTGCCTCCAATGCCGGGGTGCAGGGCCAGCCGGTGATGCCGGGCATCATCAAGCTGAAAGACCTGAACGGCGACGGGGTGGTGAATGACCTCGACCGCACGGTTATCGGCAATGCCAACCCCAAGTTCACGGGCGGCTTCAACCAGCAGTTTGCTTACAAGG is from Hymenobacter yonginensis and encodes:
- a CDS encoding SusC/RagA family TonB-linked outer membrane protein encodes the protein MKRNLLLLAPLMVCAVAPAWAQQRRVQGVVKSDKGEGLPGVTVVVKGTTNGASTDGDGRFTISLPAGGNPTLSISYIGYVAQEVVVGDRTDVSITLREDSKVLEDVVVIGYQEVQRRDVTGSVSSVGAQQIKDVPVNSAAEALTGRLAGVQLTSAEGTPGNANVQIRVRGGGSITQDNSPLYVVDGIQVENALSVISPQDIASVDVLKDASATAIYGARGANGVVIITTKKGREGKVVVSYNGFAGFRRLANKLDLMKPADYVDYQFERAQSIGTAAGGINTFKTAFGSKNFLSDTLNASRNAPFLDWQDQVFGRDAFQQTHNLSVAGGAKGTTYSLSLTDNQEEGIQKGSDYDRKLVNFRFDTKATEKLTIGLNVRFNNQKINGSGTSSSLSTVTSRLRNAVQFQPLAVPLAGALDPNQFDEDFFQQSSLVNPIIAIDNEYRLDRRRTTNISGNVGLTILPNLIFRSTAGFDITDSKLETFNGRYSPTIRQQAGNYAALPFASVSSGTLTTINNSNVLSYSFSKGVHSVDALVGQEIYQQNSTTQYIQTNFLPLDITSRQALANINQGVLPAGTVAQPILPTTSVPINARLLSGFSRLNYTFADKYLFTATFRADGSSKYAAGNRVGYFPAASLAWRVSQENFLKSITAISDLKLRLSYGLAGNNRINDFAFRQLFSGGGGEYWLNHIRVGGAAVPFLANENLKWETTVSRNLGMDLALFSNRVQFTADAYYNTTRDLLVNVPIPVVVGYASQLQNIGSTSNRGLELQLSGTVLQTPDFTWTANVNTSFNRGKIESLGGAPNIPGVYSGWASTAISQDFVARVGDPIGLMYGYVTDGFYTPDDFESYNATTRTGTLKAGIASNAGVQGQPVMPGIIKLKDLNGDGVVNDLDRTVIGNANPKFTGGFNQQFAYKGFDASVFLNFVYGNDIYNANKIEFTSAVNPLSNMLDITSDRYRTIDANGAPITTLDGFRQANPDAKLWQPTRQLFTHSWAIEDGSFLRVNNVTLGYSLPKELISRAKLTQVRFYVTGNNLYTFTKYTGYDPEANTRRATGLTPGVDYAAYPRSRALLFGINLGL